Genomic segment of Borreliella spielmanii:
CTTTTTTAATATTAAGACGCTCCTTTATCTTCATAGCAGCCTTGCCAATTCTATTCCTCATATAATAAAGCTTAGCCCTTCTAACCTTTCCCCTTCTTAAAACTTCAACTTTTTCTATAATAGGAGAATATACTGGAAAAATTTTTTCAACACCTATTCCTGAAGAAATTTTTCTAACCAAAAATGTTTTGCCAATTCCCTTATTTTGCAAAGAAATAATAATTCCCTCAAAGCTCTGCAACCTTTCATTATTACCTTCAATAATTTTATAAACAACCTTTACAGTATCTCCTACATTAAAAACAAAAGCCTCATCTCTTTTATTCTGAGCTTCAATTTTTCTTATCAAATCCATTATCTTCTCCTATTTTCTTTAAATATTTAAGGTATAAATCATATCTATTTTTTTTAGTTTTTTCTATAGCTTTAAAAAGCCTCCAATTCTTTATATTCTCATGATGCCCTGAAATAAGAACTTCTGGAACCTTTATCCCCATAAAATCATAAGGCCTAGTATAATGGGGATATTCAAGCAAACCATTTTTAATGCCAAATGATTCTTCTAATAAAGAATTGGGATTTATTACTCCATCTATTAATCTATATACACTATCTATTAAAACAAGAGCCGCAATCTCCCCTGAAGATAAAACATAATCTCCAATAGAAATCTCAAAATCAACATATAAATCCATAATACGTTGATCAATTCCTTCATATCTTCCACAAATTATAACAATTTCTTCTCTTTTTGACAAGGAATGTGCTAACTCTTGGGTATACTTTATGCCAGAAGGACTTAAAAATATTGTTGTTTTCTTGGTGGCTTTTACATGTTCAAGAGCAAAAGACATAGGCTCAGCCCTTAATACCATCCCGGCACCGCCTCCGTAGGGCAAATCATCGCACCTTTTATGCTTATCTTTTGAAAAATCTCTAACATTAACAAGCTCAAAACTTACTATTCCCTTGTTAATAGCTTTTTTCATTATTGAATTTTCAAAAAATGGCTTAATTATTGCTGGAAAAAGTGATATAACCGTAAATTTCATTTTAAAAGATCTAAAACCTTAAGCTCAATTGTTTTTTCTCCTGTATCTATATCTCCAATATAAATACTCAAAAAGGGAATAAAAAAAAATTTAATACCCACTTTGACCTCAAGAAATACATTGTTTAAATATTCAAAAAAAGCTACAACTTCTCCCAACTTTCTATTATCATTAACAACAGTATATCCAATCAATTTCCCCAAATAATATTCGCCTTCTTTTAAACTCGATGCAAGCGAATCATCCACCCACAATTCAAAACCAATCAAAGGCTTAACTAACTCTGGGGTATTAATCCCTTCAAACTTCAAAAATAAAGAATTACTCTTTATATTAACATCTACAACTTTAACTTCAATAGCAAAACCATTACTTTTTTTTAAAAGGACTTTATTGTTCTTTAGGTTAATAAAATCACAAAAATTATTGGATATGCTTTTAATCCTAGCATATCCATTAACTCCATAAGACGATAATATTACGCCTTTAACAAACATAAATCAATCTAAAATTTCCAATTGCACTCGCCTATTGGTTTTAGCAGCACAAGCCCCAAGCAAAGTTCTAATAGCTCGCGCAATACGCCCCCGCCTTCCGATTATCTTACCCACATCGCTT
This window contains:
- the rplS gene encoding 50S ribosomal protein L19, coding for MDLIRKIEAQNKRDEAFVFNVGDTVKVVYKIIEGNNERLQSFEGIIISLQNKGIGKTFLVRKISSGIGVEKIFPVYSPIIEKVEVLRRGKVRRAKLYYMRNRIGKAAMKIKERLNIKKG
- the trmD gene encoding tRNA (guanosine(37)-N1)-methyltransferase TrmD, coding for MKFTVISLFPAIIKPFFENSIMKKAINKGIVSFELVNVRDFSKDKHKRCDDLPYGGGAGMVLRAEPMSFALEHVKATKKTTIFLSPSGIKYTQELAHSLSKREEIVIICGRYEGIDQRIMDLYVDFEISIGDYVLSSGEIAALVLIDSVYRLIDGVINPNSLLEESFGIKNGLLEYPHYTRPYDFMGIKVPEVLISGHHENIKNWRLFKAIEKTKKNRYDLYLKYLKKIGEDNGFDKKN
- the rimM gene encoding ribosome maturation factor RimM (Essential for efficient processing of 16S rRNA), which translates into the protein MFVKGVILSSYGVNGYARIKSISNNFCDFINLKNNKVLLKKSNGFAIEVKVVDVNIKSNSLFLKFEGINTPELVKPLIGFELWVDDSLASSLKEGEYYLGKLIGYTVVNDNRKLGEVVAFFEYLNNVFLEVKVGIKFFFIPFLSIYIGDIDTGEKTIELKVLDLLK